The following coding sequences are from one Haloplasma contractile SSD-17B window:
- a CDS encoding GNAT family N-acetyltransferase yields the protein MFEFKGFNLIKGQEIDLKIEEKVPADEEKGFVPAYKYDMVLHGTSTKVGFIDIRIGYCEGLYYGGHIGYTVLEPYRGNSYSVKACNLIKQVAEAHDMDKLYITCNPDNDPSKRTCEKLGLVLKEIIDLPPHNDMYQQGEKQKCIYEWVL from the coding sequence ATGTTTGAGTTTAAAGGGTTTAATCTTATAAAAGGACAAGAAATCGATCTTAAAATTGAGGAAAAAGTACCTGCCGATGAAGAAAAGGGATTTGTCCCTGCATATAAATATGATATGGTCCTACATGGTACATCGACTAAGGTTGGCTTCATTGATATTCGCATCGGTTACTGTGAGGGACTCTATTACGGAGGTCACATTGGATATACAGTTTTAGAGCCATATAGAGGAAATAGTTATTCAGTAAAGGCATGTAACCTAATTAAACAAGTCGCAGAAGCGCATGATATGGACAAACTCTATATAACCTGTAATCCGGATAATGATCCATCTAAGCGAACGTGTGAGAAATTAGGCTTAGTACTTAAAGAAATTATAGATTTACCTCCACATAATGATATGTATCAGCAAGGCGAAAAACAAAAATGCATTTATGAGTGGGTATTATAA